Proteins encoded within one genomic window of Candidatus Binatia bacterium:
- a CDS encoding addiction module toxin, HicA family, producing MKVRDLIRLLEDDGWYLVRTRGSHRQYKHPTKKGIVTGPGKLGDDLATGTLTSVLKQAQLKTR from the coding sequence GTGAAAGTCAGGGACTTGATCAGGCTCCTCGAGGACGACGGGTGGTATCTCGTCCGCACGAGAGGAAGCCACCGGCAGTACAAGCACCCGACAAAAAAGGGCATTGTGACCGGACCGGGCAAACTCGGGGATGACCTGGCAACCGGAACCTTGACCAGCGTTCTGAAACAGGCTCAGCTGAAAACGAGGTAG
- the tgt-2 gene encoding queuine tRNA-ribosyltransferase, with protein MDFRVLRTSGRARAGLLETPHGTVATPAFMPVATQGTVKGVTPRDLREMGAEILLVNAYHLFLRPGVDVVEELGGVHRFMGWEGPILADSGGYQILSLETLRRVTDEGVEFRSHLDGSRLFLRPEDVVRIQVRLGVDILMPLDECLGAGATRGEARAALRRTLDWLRRSLEVELRPGQALFGIVQGGLFPDLRREAVEALVRYGVPGYAVGGLSVGEEGSVTREVADATAELLPAECPRYLMGVGFPEDLIRFVGMGYDLFDCVLPTRNARNGMAFTSEGRKNLRLARYARDPGPLDPACTCYVCTNFTLGYLRHLAASGEMLGAQLTTYHNLSFYFRLVREMREALLDDRFSGWASDRLAKLGVGGSE; from the coding sequence ATGGATTTCCGCGTCCTGCGAACCTCGGGTCGTGCGCGGGCAGGGCTCCTCGAGACTCCTCACGGCACGGTCGCCACACCGGCCTTCATGCCCGTGGCGACACAGGGAACGGTGAAGGGTGTGACGCCGCGGGATCTCCGGGAGATGGGAGCGGAGATCCTCCTGGTCAACGCCTACCATCTCTTTCTCCGTCCGGGTGTCGACGTCGTCGAGGAGCTCGGAGGCGTCCATCGCTTCATGGGCTGGGAGGGCCCGATTCTCGCGGACAGCGGCGGCTACCAGATCCTGAGCCTCGAGACGCTGCGGCGGGTGACGGACGAGGGCGTGGAATTCCGCTCGCACCTCGACGGCAGCCGCCTCTTTCTCCGCCCCGAGGACGTGGTCCGGATCCAGGTACGCCTCGGCGTGGACATCCTGATGCCTCTCGACGAATGTCTCGGTGCCGGAGCGACGAGGGGGGAAGCTCGGGCCGCGCTCCGACGTACGCTCGACTGGCTTCGCCGCTCCCTCGAGGTGGAGCTTCGTCCGGGGCAGGCTCTTTTCGGGATCGTGCAGGGGGGACTTTTCCCGGACCTCAGGCGGGAGGCGGTCGAGGCTCTTGTCCGATACGGGGTTCCGGGGTATGCGGTGGGCGGACTCAGCGTCGGCGAGGAAGGCTCGGTCACGCGGGAGGTGGCGGACGCTACGGCCGAACTCCTGCCGGCCGAGTGTCCGCGTTACTTGATGGGGGTAGGGTTTCCGGAAGACCTGATTCGTTTCGTGGGAATGGGCTACGACCTTTTCGACTGTGTCCTGCCCACGCGCAACGCGCGCAACGGGATGGCGTTCACGTCCGAGGGCCGGAAAAACCTGCGGCTCGCCCGGTACGCTCGCGACCCGGGGCCGCTCGACCCCGCGTGCACCTGCTACGTGTGCACGAATTTCACCCTGGGCTACCTCCGCCACCTGGCCGCGAGCGGCGAGATGCTCGGAGCGCAACTCACGACCTACCACAACCTGAGTTTCTACTTCCGTCTCGTGCGCGAGATGCGCGAGGCCCTGCTGGACGACCGGTTTTCGGGCTGGGCTTCGGATCGCCTCGCGAAGCTCGGGGTGGGAGGTTCGGAATGA
- a CDS encoding HicB family protein — protein MRYLIVVEKTETGYSAYSPDLPGCVSTGATREEVEKNMGEAIEFHLEGLKQEGYEIPAPRSYSTYVDVAAPR, from the coding sequence ATGCGATACCTGATCGTCGTCGAAAAGACGGAAACGGGGTATTCGGCCTACTCTCCCGACCTTCCGGGCTGCGTCAGTACCGGGGCGACCCGCGAGGAAGTCGAGAAAAACATGGGCGAGGCTATCGAGTTTCACCTCGAAGGCCTCAAACAGGAGGGGTACGAAATTCCCGCTCCCAGGAGCTATTCGACGTACGTCGACGTCGCCGCTCCGCGATAG
- the yajC gene encoding preprotein translocase subunit YajC, giving the protein MIAEAWAQAAERGPAPSFLVQIFPLLLVFVVFYFLLIRPQQQKQREHRRMIQNLKKNDEVVTAGGLYGTIVALDDRVVTLEVAPKVHVRVQRDQIASLAKKENGKKEKAK; this is encoded by the coding sequence ATGATCGCGGAGGCGTGGGCCCAGGCCGCGGAGCGCGGGCCGGCCCCTTCGTTTCTCGTCCAGATCTTTCCGCTCCTCCTCGTTTTCGTCGTCTTCTACTTTCTTTTGATCCGTCCCCAGCAGCAAAAGCAGCGCGAGCACCGCCGGATGATCCAGAATCTCAAGAAAAACGACGAGGTCGTGACGGCAGGCGGGCTCTACGGCACGATCGTGGCCCTCGACGACCGGGTCGTCACCCTGGAAGTCGCCCCGAAGGTCCACGTGCGAGTCCAGAGAGACCAGATCGCCTCGCTCGCGAAAAAAGAGAACGGGAAAAAGGAAAAGGCCAAGTGA